DNA sequence from the Candidatus Zixiibacteriota bacterium genome:
TCTTTTTCAACATGGTGGGTCAGTAACTCCTGTTCCATTGCAGGAAGGTTCTGATCCATATAGGCTGAGACCCTGTCTCTAAAGTATGAATGATCCATTCGGGCCTGTCTTCATAATTTTTGCAACATCAAAATCGTACATCAATCTCTTCATAACAAATCTTTCAGTGCGTCCAGCAACATCTGCCTCGCTCTGAACAATCGTGAGTCAACCGTGCCGGGCGGTATTTTGAGGTAACTGGCAATTTGGGCATAATCCATCTGTTCATAATGTCTCAGAACAAAAACCGACCGATATTTTATAGGTATCGCCATCAGCGCTTTTTGGAATCGGCGCTCGGCTTCGCTATCGAGAAGTTGTTCAAGCGGTCCAAGGTTTGGCGAGGCGGGGTCAAAACCAGTCTCGGATAATTTATCTAATGAATCTTTCTTCTCCTCGCGGGCAATCTGATTATAGGTCAAATTCCGGGCGATGGTCGACAGCCACGGATAGAAATCATAACCCGTCCGAAAATTCTTAATCGCCTGATAGGCTTTAACAAATGCCTCCTGGACTATATCTTCGGTTCGGTCAAAATTAGCAGTCAGGCCATAAATGAATCGAAACAACTGCTTCTGATGCAACCGGACAATCTGCCCAAAGGCCGCCTTGTCTCCCTGCTGGGCCGCCTCAATGAGCTTCTGTTCGTTGGGCGGCGCTACCATCTTCTCTACTCGTTCAGGTGTCATTTCTTCCAAAATACTTGATCAAAGCGTATTGATGGGTCAAATTTAGAGGTTGACCGCACTAATCATATTAATGGCAAGTGTTTCAAGTAGCAGAGCCGCGCTTGGTGGACTATTTCGAAGCTGGCTGTCGACGCTTGCGATTTCGATGAGTATTTTCTCAAGATTTTCATTGCTAAAACTTTGGGCCTGCGGCCGATAATCTTTGGCTTTCCATGCAAAGCGGGAAGTCAATGATTTCCCATTTTTAACAAGATAGAGATTTGTGAAATGCTCGCCGAGAAAGTAGACGATACTTGTGGGGGTGCTGCCTTCCAAGAGCAAGTAGTGAAGATTCTTCAGGGCCGCAGTTGTCTTTCCTGCGATTACATCATCAGCGAGAGAATAGACAATATAGGTTTGAAACCCGGAGGTAACCGCGCGAACGTCATCCAAGGCAATTGTTTTGTCATCACCTTTAAAATCCCGAAGCTTCTCCAGTTCGCCTTCGAGTGCCCCTCT
Encoded proteins:
- a CDS encoding sigma-70 family RNA polymerase sigma factor; amino-acid sequence: MTPERVEKMVAPPNEQKLIEAAQQGDKAAFGQIVRLHQKQLFRFIYGLTANFDRTEDIVQEAFVKAYQAIKNFRTGYDFYPWLSTIARNLTYNQIAREEKKDSLDKLSETGFDPASPNLGPLEQLLDSEAERRFQKALMAIPIKYRSVFVLRHYEQMDYAQIASYLKIPPGTVDSRLFRARQMLLDALKDLL